From Epinephelus lanceolatus isolate andai-2023 chromosome 5, ASM4190304v1, whole genome shotgun sequence, the proteins below share one genomic window:
- the pyurf gene encoding protein preY, mitochondrial, with protein MFGNVLGKLVTETLSVHRYVRTVAVLQGVRAASVPVRSFSDVKDEVQQSFDTSLLEFLVCPLSKKPLRYDAKTNELINEELGIAYPIIDGIPNMIAQEARLIQKDTDKAT; from the exons ATGTTTGGGAATGTTTTGGGCAAACTGGTGACAGAAACACTTAGTGTTCACCGCTATGTGAGGACTGTAGCTGTATTACAGGGGGTAAGAGCCGCCTCTGTGCCGGTCAGGAGCTTCTCTGATGTGAAGGACGAAGTGCAGCAGTCTTTTGACACCTCCCTGCTCGAGTTCCTGGTGTGTCCGCTGTCCAAGAAGCCGCTGAG GTACGATGCTAAGACCAATGAGCTGATCAACGAGGAGCTTGGTATTGCCTATCCCATCATTGACGGCATCCCCAACATGATCGCCCAGGAAGCCAGACTCATACAGAAAGACACAGATAAAGCTACCTAG
- the LOC117261712 gene encoding phosphatidylinositol N-acetylglucosaminyltransferase subunit Y-like: MFSLSMMVGLVPIVSLFGLFYSAAVDENFPQGCTSSNSLCFYSLLLPVTIPVYVFFHLWSWMGIKLFRHN; this comes from the coding sequence ATGTTCTCGCTGTCCATGATGGTGGGGCTGGTCCCAATAGTGTCTCTGTTTGGTTTGTTCTACTCTGCTGCGGTGGATGAGAACTTCCCTCAAGGCTGCACCAGCAGCAACAGTCTGTGTTTCTACAGCCTGCTGCTCCCGGTCACCATCCCTGTGTACGTCTTCTTCCACCTCTGGAGCTGGATGGGGATCAAACTTTTTAGACACAACTAG